One part of the Homo sapiens chromosome 19, GRCh38.p14 Primary Assembly genome encodes these proteins:
- the GGN gene encoding gametogenetin isoform X1 has product MGNLQSEPSAGGGSRKVQPSDRAPDSRRTSLVEPEMTSQAMRLTRGLGVWFPGSATPPGLMVPREPQASPSTLPLTLERPSPVMPPPEEAAAVSAPPPAPAGTLLPGPSKWQKPAGTPVPRIRRLLEASHRGQGDPPSLRPLKPPPPPRQLSVKDTVPRAPSQFPPPLETWKPPPPLPSERQPADRRITPALATPASPPTESQAGPRNQGQTAGRARGGAPPHAGEGEMAQPADSESGLSLLCKITFKSRPSLAPPAASSSLAAKASLGGGGGGGLFAASGAISYAEVLKQGPLPPGAARPLGEVSRGAQEAEGGDGDGEGCSGPPSAPASQARALPPPPYTTFPGSKPKFDWVSAPDGPERHFRFNGAGGGIGAPRRRAAALSGPWGSPPPPPEQIHSAPGPRRPAPALLAPPTFIFPAPTNGEPMRPGPPGLQELPPLPPPTPPPTLQPPALQPTPLPVAPPLTPGLGHKESALAPTAAPALPPALAADQAPAPSPAPAPTVAEPSPPVSAPAPAAAPIKTRTRRNKGSRAARGATRKDGLHGDGPRERATATVPDSSGGGGGGSGASQTGAANTRAARHWLPFQVLNSCPCKCYCHHQPRHRRLPRNVSAWLSTSTNHLGEPPWVATIKLSGSLVAKLEHYDLQATHSN; this is encoded by the exons ATGGGGAACTTGCAGTCGGAGCCATCCGCGGGCGGGGGCTCCCGAAAAGTGCAGCCCTCGGACCGCGCCCCCGACTCCCGCCGGACGTCCCTGGTGGAGCCCGAGATGACCTCCCAGGCCATGCGCCTGACTCGTGGGCTGGGTGTCTGGTTCCCTGGCAGCGCCACACCCCCGGGACTCATGGTACCCCGGGAGCCCCAGGCCTCACCCTCGACCCTGCCCCTCACCTTAGAACGGCCCTCTCCAGTGATGCCCCCTCCTGAAGAGGCGGCCGCGGTCTCTGCACCACCCCCGGCCCCCGCGGGGACTCTGCTGCCCGGCCCGTCTAAATGGCAAAAGCCCGCGGGCACTCCAGTTCCCCGGATCCGCCGCCTGCTGGAGGCGAGCCATCGCGGCCAGGGCGACCCTCCGAGCCTCCGCCCGCTgaagccgccgccgccgccccggcAACTATCCGTGAAGGACACTGTCCCGAGGGCCCCATCCCAATTTCCGCCGCCCCTGGAGACTTGGAAGCCGCCACCACCATTACCTTCTGAACGGCAGCCGGCGGACCGCAGAATCACTCCTGCTCTGGCCACACCCGCCTCACCCCCGACAGAAAGCCAGGCTGGGCCCCGCAACCAGGGCCAGACGGCCGGCAGGGCTCGCGGAGGGGCGCCTCCCCATGCGGGCGAAGGCGAAATGGCCCAGCCTGCGGATTCCGAGTCCGGTCTGAGCCTGCTGTGTAAAATCACCTTCAAGTCGAGGCCCTCTTTGGCCCCTCCGGCAGCCTCGAGTTCCTTAGCAGCCAAAGCTTCGCTGGGGGGCGGCGGAGGCGGCGGCCTCTTTGCTGCCTCAGGTGCCATCTCTTACGCCGAGGTCCTGAAGCAAGGGCCCCTGCCTCCTGGAGCCGCTCGCCCCTTGGGAGAGGTTTCTCGAGGGGCACAGGAAGCCGAGGGAGGTGATGGAGACGGCGAAGGGTGCTCTGGTCCTCCCTCGGCGCCTGCGTCCCAAGCCCGGGCCCTACCGCCGCCACCCTACACCACCTTCCCAGGCTCGAAGCCCAAATTCGACTGGGTTAGCGCTCCCGACGGCCCTGAACGCCACTTCCGCTTCAACGGGGCTGGCGGAGGCATCGGGGCGCCGCGACGGCGTGCGGCCGCACTCTCTGGGCCTTGGGGCTCCCCTCCGCCACCACCAGAGCAGATACACTCAGCTCCCGGGCCCCGGAGGCCCGCACCTGCCCTGCTGGCGCCGCCTACGTTCATCTTCCCAGCACCCACCAATGGCGAGCCCATGCGCCCGGGGCCTCCAGGCCTGCAGGAGTTACCACCGCTGCCACCGCCCACACCGCCGCCCACACTGCAGCCACCAGCGCTCCAGCCAACGCCGCTGCCGGTGGCTCCCCCGCTCACCCCGGGTCTGGGCCACAAGGAGTCAGCCCTGGCTCCCACCGCAGCCCCTGCTCTGCCCCCAGCCTTAGCCGCCGACCAGGCCCCGGCCCCATCCCCGGCTCCAGCTCCCACCGTGGCTGAGCCCTCGCCGCCTGTGTCCGCGCCCGCACCCGCGGCTGCGCCCATCAAGACCCGCACGCGCAGGAACAAGGGTTCCCGTGCAGCCCGGGGCGCGACCCGTAAGGATGGCTTGCATGGAGATGGTCCTCGCGAACGAGCTACAGCTACCGTGCCTGACAGCAGTGGTGGAGGGGGTGGTGGCAGCGGGGCCTCTCAGACTGGGGCAGCTAACACCCGCGCTGCGCGCCACTGGCTGCCCTTCCAGGTGCTTAACTCCTGTCCCTGCAAGTGTTACTGCCACCACCAGCCACGCCATCGCCGCCTGCCACGCAACGTCTCTGCCTG GCTGAGCACATCCACCAACCACCTGGGCGAGCCACCCTGGGTTGCCACCATCAAGCTGTCCGGCTCTCTGGTGGCCAAGCTGGAGCACTACGACTTGCAGGCCACCCATTCCAACTGA
- the PSMD8 gene encoding 26S proteasome non-ATPase regulatory subunit 8, translating into MFIKGRAPRAPPRERRRATRGGLRQVVAPPRALGSTSRPHFRRASVCRRRCRKSGGLLAASRKMAAAAVNGAAGFSSSGPAATSGAVLQAATGMYEQLKGEWNRKSPNLSKCGEELGRLKLVLLELNFLPTTGTKLTKQQLILARDILEIGAQWSILRKDIPSFERYMAQLKCYYFDYKEQLPESAYMHQLLGLNLLFLLSQNRVAEFHTELERLPAKDIQTNVYIKHPVSLEQYLMEGSYNKVFLAKGNIPAESYTFFIDILLDTIRDEIAGCIEKAYEKILFTEATRILFFNTPKKMTDYAKKRGWVLGPNNYYSFASQQQKPEDTTIPSTELAKQVIEYARQLEMIV; encoded by the exons ATGTTCATTAAGGGCAGGGCTCCGAGGGCGCCACCTCGAGAGCGACGGCGGGCTACCCGGGGCGGGCTGAGGCAGGTTGTAGCCCCGCCCCGGGCCTTGGGCTCCACCTCTCGGCCCCACTTCCGCCGGGCAAGCGTTTGTAGGCGGCGCTGCCGTAAATCAGGCGGTCTGCTTGCCGCATCACGCAAGATGGCGGCCGCGGCGGTGAACGGGGCGGCAGGCTTCTCGAGCTCCGGGCCCGCGGCAACCTCGGGCGCTGTTCTGCAGGCCGCGACCGGCATGTACGAGCAACTCAAGGGCGAGTGGAACCGTAAAAGCCCCAATCTTAGCAAGTGCGGGGAAGAGCTGGGTCGACTCAAG CTAGTTCTTCTGGAGCTCAACTTCTTGCCAACCACAGGGACCAAGCTGACCAAACAGCAGCTAATTCTGGCCC gTGACATACTGGAGATCGGGGCCCAATGGAGCATCCTACGCAAGGACATCCCCTCCTTCGAGCGCTACATGGCCCAGCTCAAATGCTACTACTTTGATTACAA GGAGCAGCTCCCCGAGTCAGCCTATATGCACCAGCTCTTGGGCCtcaacctcctcttcctgctgTCCCAGAACCGGGTGGCTGAGTTCCACACGGAGTTGGAGCGGCTGCCTGCCAAGGACATACAGACCAATGTCTACATCAAGCACCCAGTGTCCCTGGAGCAA TACCTGATGGAGGGCAGCTACAACAAAGTGTTCCTGGCCAAGGGTAACATCCCCGCCGAGAGCTACACCTTCTTCATTGACATCCTGCTCGACACTATCAG GGATGAGATCGCTGGGTGCATCGAGAAGGCCTACGAGAAAATCCTTTTCACTGAGGCCACCCGGATCCTCTTCTTCAACACACCCAAAAAGATGACAGACTACGCCAAGAAG CGAGGGTGGGTCCTGGGCCCCAACAACTACTACAGTTTTGCCAGCCAGCAGCAGAAGCCGGAAGACACCACCATTCCCTCCACAGAACTGGCCAAACAGGTCATCGAGTATGCCCGGCAGCTGGAGATGATCGTCTGA
- the GGN gene encoding gametogenetin isoform X2, which translates to MPPPEEAAAVSAPPPAPAGTLLPGPSKWQKPAGTPVPRIRRLLEASHRGQGDPPSLRPLKPPPPPRQLSVKDTVPRAPSQFPPPLETWKPPPPLPSERQPADRRITPALATPASPPTESQAGPRNQGQTAGRARGGAPPHAGEGEMAQPADSESGLSLLCKITFKSRPSLAPPAASSSLAAKASLGGGGGGGLFAASGAISYAEVLKQGPLPPGAARPLGEVSRGAQEAEGGDGDGEGCSGPPSAPASQARALPPPPYTTFPGSKPKFDWVSAPDGPERHFRFNGAGGGIGAPRRRAAALSGPWGSPPPPPEQIHSAPGPRRPAPALLAPPTFIFPAPTNGEPMRPGPPGLQELPPLPPPTPPPTLQPPALQPTPLPVAPPLTPGLGHKESALAPTAAPALPPALAADQAPAPSPAPAPTVAEPSPPVSAPAPAAAPIKTRTRRNKGSRAARGATRKDGLHGDGPRERATATVPDSSGGGGGGSGASQTGAANTRAARHWLPFQVLNSCPCKCYCHHQPRHRRLPRNVSAWLSTSTNHLGEPPWVATIKLSGSLVAKLEHYDLQATHSN; encoded by the exons ATGCCCCCTCCTGAAGAGGCGGCCGCGGTCTCTGCACCACCCCCGGCCCCCGCGGGGACTCTGCTGCCCGGCCCGTCTAAATGGCAAAAGCCCGCGGGCACTCCAGTTCCCCGGATCCGCCGCCTGCTGGAGGCGAGCCATCGCGGCCAGGGCGACCCTCCGAGCCTCCGCCCGCTgaagccgccgccgccgccccggcAACTATCCGTGAAGGACACTGTCCCGAGGGCCCCATCCCAATTTCCGCCGCCCCTGGAGACTTGGAAGCCGCCACCACCATTACCTTCTGAACGGCAGCCGGCGGACCGCAGAATCACTCCTGCTCTGGCCACACCCGCCTCACCCCCGACAGAAAGCCAGGCTGGGCCCCGCAACCAGGGCCAGACGGCCGGCAGGGCTCGCGGAGGGGCGCCTCCCCATGCGGGCGAAGGCGAAATGGCCCAGCCTGCGGATTCCGAGTCCGGTCTGAGCCTGCTGTGTAAAATCACCTTCAAGTCGAGGCCCTCTTTGGCCCCTCCGGCAGCCTCGAGTTCCTTAGCAGCCAAAGCTTCGCTGGGGGGCGGCGGAGGCGGCGGCCTCTTTGCTGCCTCAGGTGCCATCTCTTACGCCGAGGTCCTGAAGCAAGGGCCCCTGCCTCCTGGAGCCGCTCGCCCCTTGGGAGAGGTTTCTCGAGGGGCACAGGAAGCCGAGGGAGGTGATGGAGACGGCGAAGGGTGCTCTGGTCCTCCCTCGGCGCCTGCGTCCCAAGCCCGGGCCCTACCGCCGCCACCCTACACCACCTTCCCAGGCTCGAAGCCCAAATTCGACTGGGTTAGCGCTCCCGACGGCCCTGAACGCCACTTCCGCTTCAACGGGGCTGGCGGAGGCATCGGGGCGCCGCGACGGCGTGCGGCCGCACTCTCTGGGCCTTGGGGCTCCCCTCCGCCACCACCAGAGCAGATACACTCAGCTCCCGGGCCCCGGAGGCCCGCACCTGCCCTGCTGGCGCCGCCTACGTTCATCTTCCCAGCACCCACCAATGGCGAGCCCATGCGCCCGGGGCCTCCAGGCCTGCAGGAGTTACCACCGCTGCCACCGCCCACACCGCCGCCCACACTGCAGCCACCAGCGCTCCAGCCAACGCCGCTGCCGGTGGCTCCCCCGCTCACCCCGGGTCTGGGCCACAAGGAGTCAGCCCTGGCTCCCACCGCAGCCCCTGCTCTGCCCCCAGCCTTAGCCGCCGACCAGGCCCCGGCCCCATCCCCGGCTCCAGCTCCCACCGTGGCTGAGCCCTCGCCGCCTGTGTCCGCGCCCGCACCCGCGGCTGCGCCCATCAAGACCCGCACGCGCAGGAACAAGGGTTCCCGTGCAGCCCGGGGCGCGACCCGTAAGGATGGCTTGCATGGAGATGGTCCTCGCGAACGAGCTACAGCTACCGTGCCTGACAGCAGTGGTGGAGGGGGTGGTGGCAGCGGGGCCTCTCAGACTGGGGCAGCTAACACCCGCGCTGCGCGCCACTGGCTGCCCTTCCAGGTGCTTAACTCCTGTCCCTGCAAGTGTTACTGCCACCACCAGCCACGCCATCGCCGCCTGCCACGCAACGTCTCTGCCTG GCTGAGCACATCCACCAACCACCTGGGCGAGCCACCCTGGGTTGCCACCATCAAGCTGTCCGGCTCTCTGGTGGCCAAGCTGGAGCACTACGACTTGCAGGCCACCCATTCCAACTGA